A stretch of DNA from Methylogaea oryzae:
GCCGACATCTTGGTGGACGACGGCGACACATTGTCCGTGGGCGATCTGCAAATCGAAGTGCGCCACACGCCGGGACACACCAACGGCTGCGTCAGCTACGTCATGGCGGACCGCGTTTTCACCGGCGACGCGCTTTTGATCGGCGGCTGCGGCAGAACCGATTTCCAGCAAGGCGATCCCGGCAAGCTGTACGACAACATCCACGGCAAGCTATTCAGCCTGCCTCCGGAAACCCTGGTTTATCCCGGTCACGACTACCAAGGCAACACGGTATCCACCATCGGCAGGGAAATGGCGGAAAACCCCCGCCTCGGCGGCGGCAAGCAGCGCGACGAGTTCATTCAACTGATGACCAATCTCAACATGGCCTATCCGCGCCATATCGACCGCGCCCTTCCCGCCAACCAGGCTTGCGGCAACGTGAACAGCTGAGGACACCGCCATGACACTCGAAATCGGCATAGCCGCAGTCGTCATCGGCGTGCTGCTGGGTATGCTCGGCGGCGGCGGCTCCATACTCACCGTCCCCATGCTGGTTTACATGGCCCACTTGGAACCCAAAGCCGCCATAGCCACGTCCTTGCTGGCGGTAGGCAGCACCAGCGCCATCGCCATGCTGCCCCACGCCCGCCTGGGCAACGTCTGCTGGCGCGCAGGAGCGGCGTTCGGGACCGCCTCCATGGTCGGCGCCTACGGCGGCGGCCGCCTGGCTGCCTGGCTGCCCGGACATTTGCTGCTGCTGCTGTTCGCCGGCATGATGCTGGCCACCGGCGGCGCGATGCTGTTTCGCCGGCAAAAGGCGGACGAGGAATCGGCCAACACCTGCCCAGGCAACGTATGGGTACTGCTCGCCATCGCCCTGCAAGGCGTCGTGGTCGGGGCATTGACCGGGCTGGTCGGCGCCGGGGGAGGTTTTGTGGTGGTGCCGGCCCTGTGCCTGCTGGGCGGCTTATCCATGCGGGCGGCCATCGGCACCTCGCTGCTGATCATCGCCGCCAACTCCTTCGCCGGGCTGGCGGGTTATTTGAGCCACGTGCAGATCGACTTGCAATTGGCCGGCGCCGTTACCGCCGCGACGATATCCGGCAGCCTCGCCGGAAGCTGGCTGGCCCCCCGCGTCAGCGCGCCGGCCCTGCGGCGCGGTTTCGC
This window harbors:
- a CDS encoding sulfite exporter TauE/SafE family protein, with protein sequence MTLEIGIAAVVIGVLLGMLGGGGSILTVPMLVYMAHLEPKAAIATSLLAVGSTSAIAMLPHARLGNVCWRAGAAFGTASMVGAYGGGRLAAWLPGHLLLLLFAGMMLATGGAMLFRRQKADEESANTCPGNVWVLLAIALQGVVVGALTGLVGAGGGFVVVPALCLLGGLSMRAAIGTSLLIIAANSFAGLAGYLSHVQIDLQLAGAVTAATISGSLAGSWLAPRVSAPALRRGFALFVIAVAVYLLQRELNAGEFIQRLASPCQLWTGGIVLAAAVVLPQLGNLWRANR
- a CDS encoding MBL fold metallo-hydrolase, whose translation is MIFRQLFEADTSTYTYLIACERTREAALIDPVLSEMDQYLAVLKELDLKLAYTLETHVHADHITASGKLREVLGSRSVVHRDGGAQCADILVDDGDTLSVGDLQIEVRHTPGHTNGCVSYVMADRVFTGDALLIGGCGRTDFQQGDPGKLYDNIHGKLFSLPPETLVYPGHDYQGNTVSTIGREMAENPRLGGGKQRDEFIQLMTNLNMAYPRHIDRALPANQACGNVNS